One Halobaculum sp. CBA1158 DNA segment encodes these proteins:
- a CDS encoding NUDIX domain-containing protein — protein MPDIRGVALGAVRRPDTDEYLVQRLPGTDETHFHRFIGGGIRVGEPSDAALEREFEEELAVAVEAGSTVCTVENVFEWDGDAHHEFAVVREATFADEALYDRERFRGVEDDGDGDPFEYEAYWRTLADLRAADAPLFPAGVADAVATEGHVHLVSPHGADAAAAEGDDIGGAAGDDEE, from the coding sequence ATGCCCGACATCCGCGGCGTCGCCCTCGGCGCGGTCCGAAGACCCGACACCGACGAGTACCTCGTCCAGCGCCTCCCCGGCACCGACGAGACTCACTTCCACCGCTTCATCGGCGGGGGAATTCGCGTCGGCGAACCCAGCGACGCCGCCCTCGAACGGGAGTTCGAGGAGGAACTCGCGGTCGCCGTCGAGGCCGGATCGACCGTCTGCACCGTCGAGAACGTGTTCGAGTGGGACGGCGACGCCCACCACGAGTTCGCGGTCGTCCGGGAGGCGACGTTCGCCGACGAGGCGCTGTACGACCGCGAGCGATTCCGAGGCGTCGAGGACGACGGCGACGGCGACCCCTTCGAGTACGAGGCGTACTGGCGCACGCTGGCCGATCTCCGGGCGGCCGACGCGCCGTTGTTCCCCGCCGGCGTCGCGGACGCGGTCGCGACCGAGGGGCACGTCCACCTCGTCAGCCCGCACGGGGCCGACGCCGCGGCCGCCGAGGGCGACGATATCGGCGGGGCCGCCGGCGACGACGAGGAGTGA